The Setaria italica strain Yugu1 chromosome IX, Setaria_italica_v2.0, whole genome shotgun sequence genome has a window encoding:
- the LOC101759054 gene encoding uncharacterized protein LOC101759054, whose product MDLKDSLSRFKQQQERCQSSLASIALTSKPKHRAQPINAPSVPARPSQPIKFSNDTERLQHINSIRKSPVGAQMKLVIELLYKTRQAFTAEQINDATYVDIHGNKAVFDSLRNNPKVHYDGRRFSYKSKHDPKGKDQVLVLIRRFAEGLAVVEVKDAYPTVMEDLQALKAAGEVWLLSNMDSQEDIVYPNDPKAKIKVDDDLKQLFRDIELPRDMVDMEKELQKNGFNPMTNTAKRRAAAQIDGVKPKPKAKKQREITKRTKLTNAHLPELFKNLNT is encoded by the exons ATGGATCTCAAGGATAGCCTTTCCAGATTCAAGCAACAGCAGGAGAGGTGCCAGTCATCTTTGGCTAGCATAGCTTTGACCTCAAAGCCAAAGCACAGGGCCCAACCAATAAATGCTCCATCTGTTCCAGCAAGGCCATCACAACCTATTAAGTTTTCAAATGACACTGAAAGGCTTCAGCACATTAATTCGATTAGGAAATCCCCTGTTGGAGCACAGATGAAACTTGTCATCGAACTGCTCTACAAG ACAAGACAAGCTTTTACTGCAGAGCAAATAAATGACGCAACTTATGTTGATATTCATGGTAACAAGGCTGTCTTTGACAGCTTGAGGAACAACCCCAAAGTACACTATGATGGGAGGCGCTTCTCGTACAAG TCCAAGCATGATCCTAAGGGAAAAGATCAAGTACTTGTTTTGATAAGAAGGTTCGCAGAGGGTCTTGCTGTAGTGGAAGTCAAGGATGCATACCCAACTGTAATGGAAGATCTTCAG GCTCTGAAGGCAGCAGGTGAAGTTTGGCTGTTGTCAAACATGGACTCTCAGGAGGACATTGTGTACCCTAATGATCCTAAAGCCAAGATCAAGGTTGATGATGATCTGAAACAGCTCTTCCGGGACATTGAGTTACCACGCGACATGGTGGACATGGAAAAGGAGCTTCAGAAGAACGGCTTCAATCCCATGACCAACACTGCAAAACGACGAGCAGCTGCCCAGATCGATGGGGTGAAACCCAAGCCTAAGGCCAAGAAGCAACGCGAGATCACAAAACGGACCAAGCTCACGAATGCCCATCTGCCCGAGCTCTTCAAGAACCTCAACACTTAA
- the LOC111255879 gene encoding protein BIG GRAIN 1-like: MERWAPAPAPARERPRRRAGQPSFSSTLLDAICDSLDEQPGGGGAGTTAAAARSAGSAKKQQEAAMHYYYYKPSLAASHRAAPPPADDCSGRGYFSSSEVEYSLRRLRPIRTSGGVGAASVAPAEKQHQQQPPATDKAKGARKPAAASARGGCRRPASPGARLASLINAIFSGKRHSARQHPAPADEEPACSTAPSTARPCLNKTPPSARAARARASRSRIRTVRFLDIDGEVAVAAAASGCRRVPVVEVEDSDGGEESSDASSDLFELDNLAAIAPATGGGHCRRACADELPVYGTTGAGLRHDIGRRLPFGYSSHGRSCSRVI, from the coding sequence ATGGAGaggtgggcgccggcgccggcgccggcgagggagagGCCCAGGCGGCGGGCCGGCCAGCCGTCCTTCTCGTCCACGCTGCTCGACGCCATCTGCGACTCCTTGGACGAGCagcccggcggtggcggggcaggaacgacggcggccgcggcgagatCGGCTGGGAGCGCCAAGAAGCAGCAGGAGGCGGCCATGCATTACTACTACTACAAGCCGTCCTTGGCCGCCAGCCaccgggcggcgccgccgcccgcggacGACTGCTCCGGCCGCGGCTACTTCTCGTCGTCCGAGGTCGAGTactccctccgccgcctccgtcccatcCGTACCTCTGGCGGCGTCGGGGCGGCCTCTGTGGCTCCCGCGGAgaagcagcaccagcagcagcccccGGCGACGGACAAGGCGAAGGGCGCGAGgaagccggccgccgcctcggcccgcGGCGGCTGCCGCAGGCCGGCCTCCCCCGGCGCGCGGCTTGCCAGCTTGATCAACGCCATCTTCTCCGGCAAGCGGCATTCCGCGCGGCAGCACCCGGCTCCGGCGGACGAGGAGCCGGCCTGCTCCACGGCGCCGTCGACCGCGCGCCCCTGCCTCAACAAGACGCCGCcgtcggcgagggcggcgcgggcgcgcgcgaGCCGGAGCCGGATCAGGACCGTGCGGTTCTTGGACATCGACGGCGAGGTCGCCGTTGCTGCGGCCGCCTCGGGTTGCAGGCGAGTCCCGGTGGTGGAAGTGGAGgacagcgacggcggcgaggagagcAGCGACGCCAGCTCCGACTTGTTCGAGCTCGACAACCTCGCGGCCATTGCTCCGGCGACCGGTGGCGGCCATTGCCGTAGAGCGTGCGCTGACGAGTTGCCGGTGTACGGGACAACTGGGGCTGGGCTTCGCCACGACATTGGCCGCCGCCTTCCGTTCGGGTATAGCAGCCATGGTCGGAGTTGTAGCAGGGTTATTTGA